The DNA sequence CCAGCATCATCGTCAGCTGGAGGGGAAGAGATCGACGATAGACGCTTTTAAGAGCCTCGTCCTCGAAGGCGGCTAGAAAGCGATCGGTCTCCTCCCGATCCGCGAGGTTCCGGGCTTTCAAATGATCGACGACGGCGGTCCGGCGCGACTCCCGGTCGCGAAGCAGGATGAATTCCCAGGACTTGAGATGGGCGTTGGAGGGAGCGGCCAGTCCCGCTTCCAGGACCCTGCGGACTTTTCCCTCCTCGATGGGGCGAGCCAGAAACTCGCGGACGGTCCGTCGGCCGGCGACGACTTCTTCGAAGTTCATTTTTTCCTCCCCGGGGCGCGGCGGATCACTTGATGCGGCGGTATTTAACGAGCAGCGAAGTGTCGGCTTGGGGGATCTTGAGGGCAAGCCCGGTCCGCAGCTCGCGGCCGCTTTTGACGACGACGAGCCCGTAGTCCTCGAAGGAGACCTCGTAGTCGGCCCCGGGGTCGAGGCCGTGCAGGGCGA is a window from the Candidatus Aminicenantes bacterium genome containing:
- a CDS encoding nitroreductase family protein yields the protein MNFEEVVAGRRTVREFLARPIEEGKVRRVLEAGLAAPSNAHLKSWEFILLRDRESRRTAVVDHLKARNLADREETDRFLAAFEDEALKSVYRRSLPLQLTMMLEAPEVLIVVYTAKPLVDCRRLFDLNPLASAWMCIENIMLAMAAEGLFGCTYTPYDAAGLKKHLGIPEGREIAAVIPFGYPAKMPDAWPAEALEPRLHVDRW